A genomic stretch from Bacillus sp. N1-1 includes:
- a CDS encoding GNAT family N-acetyltransferase, with the protein MMIIKQITKAFPYALLLEADPFLAHIEHYLKEGYCYVAVEEKEVIGVYVLVIKEEKKVEIMNIAVREDRRGEGIGKVLIHDAIHRSADHGARQVLIGTGNSSLDQLALYQKCQFRITEIIEGFFDHYPEPIIENGIPCRDMIRLCYEIE; encoded by the coding sequence ATGATGATAATAAAGCAAATAACGAAGGCATTTCCTTATGCACTTCTACTTGAAGCTGATCCATTTCTCGCTCATATCGAACATTATTTGAAAGAAGGATACTGTTACGTTGCAGTGGAAGAGAAGGAAGTGATTGGCGTCTATGTTTTAGTAATAAAAGAGGAGAAAAAAGTTGAGATTATGAATATTGCTGTGAGGGAAGATAGAAGGGGAGAGGGGATAGGAAAGGTCCTCATTCATGATGCAATTCATAGGTCTGCGGATCATGGAGCAAGGCAGGTTTTGATCGGGACTGGGAATTCGAGTCTCGATCAATTAGCGCTCTACCAAAAATGTCAATTTCGTATAACAGAAATTATTGAAGGATTTTTTGATCACTACCCTGAACCGATTATTGAAAACGGAATTCCTTGTCGGGATATGATTCGACTATGTTACGAAATAGAGTAA
- a CDS encoding sigma 54-interacting transcriptional regulator, producing the protein MLETIIDNAYEWLVVVDKEGIIDFMNKTYCEFLDVDSSCVIGMHVTDVIENTRMHIVAKSGKIELADLQYIRGNYMIANRVPLYYQNELIGAVGTVIFRDTEQWKQMNTHIKVLLSELEYYRSGSSKENGASYSLNDIVGVSDSIQRLKEKVKQVASGNVSVLIRGESGTGKELFAHSIHQLSERSNRPFIKVNCGAIPDQLLESELFGYEEGAFTGAKKGGKPGKFELANTGTIFLDEIGDMPANMQVKLLRVLQDREVERVGGVSSKKVDVRVIAATNRPLEAMVEERRFREDLFYRINVMQLYIPPLRERIQDVKPLADSFVKKISIKAGKRVDHIEEAAVQLLWEHNWPGNARELENAIEAAVHLTRKETIDPLSLPDYLKDNEGIKAGNRNLKDILEEAESEAIRKTLIQCENDKITAAEILGIGKTSLYDKIKKYNL; encoded by the coding sequence ATGTTAGAGACAATAATTGATAACGCTTACGAATGGCTTGTCGTTGTAGATAAGGAAGGCATTATTGATTTCATGAACAAAACATATTGTGAATTTCTAGACGTAGATAGCTCTTGTGTCATTGGCATGCACGTAACGGATGTAATTGAAAATACACGCATGCACATCGTTGCAAAGAGCGGAAAGATTGAACTGGCAGATTTGCAGTATATTCGTGGGAATTATATGATTGCAAACCGCGTTCCCCTTTATTATCAAAACGAATTAATCGGGGCAGTAGGTACAGTTATTTTTCGAGATACTGAGCAATGGAAGCAAATGAATACACATATCAAGGTGTTGCTTTCTGAACTCGAATATTACCGAAGTGGTTCTTCCAAGGAGAATGGTGCTAGTTATTCTTTAAATGATATTGTTGGAGTTTCAGATTCAATTCAAAGATTAAAAGAAAAGGTGAAGCAGGTTGCAAGTGGAAATGTATCTGTTCTAATACGTGGTGAAAGTGGCACTGGAAAGGAATTATTTGCTCATAGCATTCATCAATTAAGTGAGCGAAGTAATCGTCCATTTATTAAAGTGAATTGTGGTGCAATACCCGACCAACTACTTGAGTCAGAACTTTTTGGCTATGAAGAAGGTGCTTTTACTGGAGCAAAAAAAGGTGGGAAACCAGGTAAATTTGAGCTTGCAAATACTGGGACGATCTTTCTTGACGAAATCGGGGACATGCCCGCTAACATGCAGGTAAAGCTATTACGTGTCCTTCAGGATCGAGAGGTAGAACGAGTAGGTGGAGTATCATCGAAGAAGGTGGATGTACGAGTCATAGCAGCTACAAATCGACCTTTAGAAGCCATGGTGGAAGAACGGCGTTTTCGTGAAGATTTGTTTTATCGTATTAATGTCATGCAATTGTACATTCCTCCGTTAAGAGAACGAATTCAAGATGTAAAACCTCTAGCAGATTCGTTTGTTAAAAAAATCTCTATAAAAGCGGGGAAGCGTGTTGATCATATCGAGGAGGCAGCGGTTCAATTACTATGGGAACATAATTGGCCAGGAAATGCGCGTGAGCTAGAAAATGCAATTGAAGCAGCTGTTCATTTAACGCGTAAAGAAACGATAGATCCTCTATCCCTGCCAGATTACTTGAAAGATAATGAGGGAATTAAAGCGGGGAATCGTAACTTAAAAGACATACTAGAAGAAGCAGAGTCAGAAGCGATCCGTAAAACCCTCATTCAATGCGAGAATGATAAAATCACTGCGGCTGAAATACTTGGTATAGGGAAAACAAGCTTATATGACAAGATAAAGAAGTATAATCTTTAA
- a CDS encoding CoA transferase subunit A, with protein sequence MKKHYMSGYDAVSDIADGSTLMVGGFGLVGIPEQMILGLVESEVKNLTIISNNCGVDDWGLGLLLKNHQIKKMIGSYVGENKEFERQVLSGELEVELIPQGTLAERIRAGGAGIPAFYTPAGVGTKVAEGKETRVFHGKEYVLEHALYADYSLIRAYQADEAGNLVYNKTARNFNPMIAAAGKITLAEVENIVATGELNADQVHTPGIYVHGLLEAKQEKRVERKTIRNG encoded by the coding sequence ATGAAGAAACATTATATGAGTGGTTATGATGCAGTAAGCGATATTGCTGATGGGTCAACTTTAATGGTTGGAGGCTTTGGGTTAGTAGGGATTCCTGAGCAAATGATTTTAGGGTTAGTAGAATCAGAAGTTAAAAACCTGACGATTATCTCAAACAACTGTGGTGTAGATGATTGGGGGCTTGGTCTTCTACTAAAAAACCACCAAATTAAAAAGATGATTGGATCCTACGTGGGAGAAAACAAAGAGTTTGAAAGGCAGGTGCTGTCGGGTGAACTTGAAGTTGAGTTAATTCCACAGGGAACACTCGCTGAAAGAATTCGAGCTGGCGGTGCTGGTATTCCCGCTTTTTATACACCAGCAGGGGTTGGTACTAAGGTAGCTGAAGGGAAAGAAACACGAGTGTTTCACGGAAAAGAATACGTTTTAGAGCATGCCTTATATGCAGACTACAGTCTGATTAGAGCTTATCAGGCGGATGAGGCAGGGAATCTTGTTTATAACAAGACAGCGCGTAATTTTAATCCAATGATCGCAGCTGCAGGAAAAATCACTTTAGCTGAAGTTGAGAACATAGTAGCTACAGGTGAACTGAATGCAGATCAGGTTCATACGCCAGGAATTTATGTTCATGGCCTTCTTGAAGCAAAGCAGGAGAAACGAGTCGAACGAAAAACCATTCGTAACGGATAG
- a CDS encoding 3-oxoacid CoA-transferase subunit B → MKSTKSNVRERIARRAEKEIKNGYYVNLGIGIPTLVANYISDDKVIVLQSENGLLGIGAYPQENEVDPDLINAGKETVTEMLGASYFDSAESFGMIRGGHIDLAILGGMEVSEEGDLANWMIPGKMIKGMGGAMDLVHGAKKITVIMDHVNKDGAPKIVKNCALPLTGKSVVNRIITDRAVLDVTVNGLVVQEIASGYTLEDIKQSTEPVIKVSPTMKYDAY, encoded by the coding sequence ATGAAGTCAACAAAAAGTAATGTACGAGAACGAATTGCTAGAAGAGCGGAAAAAGAAATTAAAAACGGTTATTATGTGAATCTTGGCATCGGGATACCCACACTTGTGGCTAACTACATATCAGATGATAAAGTGATTGTGCTTCAATCTGAAAACGGTCTTCTTGGTATTGGGGCATATCCACAAGAGAATGAAGTGGACCCGGATCTTATTAATGCTGGAAAAGAGACCGTAACAGAAATGCTTGGCGCTTCTTATTTTGATAGTGCAGAATCGTTCGGGATGATTCGAGGCGGTCACATTGATCTCGCGATACTCGGAGGAATGGAAGTATCTGAAGAAGGTGATCTTGCAAATTGGATGATACCGGGAAAAATGATTAAAGGGATGGGCGGGGCGATGGATCTTGTTCATGGAGCAAAAAAAATCACGGTCATCATGGACCATGTAAACAAAGACGGTGCTCCTAAAATCGTGAAGAACTGTGCGCTTCCATTGACAGGGAAAAGCGTCGTCAATCGCATTATTACAGATCGTGCGGTACTAGATGTAACAGTTAATGGGTTAGTGGTGCAAGAAATTGCATCGGGCTACACCCTGGAAGATATTAAACAATCGACAGAGCCTGTCATCAAAGTATCACCAACAATGAAATATGATGCGTATTAA
- a CDS encoding GntP family permease: MLSMIGLIGGLLLLIYLTMKGMNLLVAGPLCAIVVAVLSGLPLFPQLVEEGAPNFVGNYMGGFSGFVASWFPMFLLGAIFGKVMEDSGAADSVSKWVVSKLGLKQAVLAIVLACAILTYGGVSLFVVAFSVYPMAVSLFKQADLPRRFIPATLAFGSVTFTMTSAGSPEIQNWIPIEYLNTSPYAGWEVSLVVALFMALFGYWWLKRMISKAVAKGERFEARKEDPEVENRPLPNPLLGLVPLVIVLIISFIFHDSLKQSALIIALLGGIVATFLLNRKYFENFGRAVSDGTLGALIAIGNTAAVVGFGGVAKAVPAFETAVDFMTGIPGSPLIGGAIAVSVIAGLTGSASGGQVIALPILAPHYIDAGVNPEALHRTIAISSGALDSLPHNGYVVTTIRAICGESHQDAYGAVGALTVIVPLIGLALAILLFSLGLGI; encoded by the coding sequence ATGTTAAGTATGATCGGTTTAATTGGTGGGTTACTACTTCTCATTTACCTTACGATGAAAGGAATGAATCTGCTAGTTGCGGGACCTCTCTGTGCGATCGTTGTTGCAGTTCTGAGTGGCTTGCCGCTTTTCCCGCAGCTTGTGGAAGAAGGAGCTCCAAATTTTGTTGGAAATTACATGGGTGGATTCTCAGGGTTCGTTGCTTCGTGGTTTCCTATGTTTTTACTTGGAGCAATCTTTGGAAAAGTCATGGAAGATAGCGGTGCGGCGGATAGCGTCTCTAAGTGGGTGGTATCAAAGCTTGGATTAAAACAGGCTGTGCTCGCCATTGTCCTTGCTTGTGCGATCTTAACATATGGTGGTGTTAGTCTATTCGTCGTTGCGTTCTCTGTTTATCCAATGGCAGTTAGTTTATTTAAACAGGCAGATTTACCACGTCGGTTTATACCGGCGACACTTGCATTTGGTTCAGTTACCTTCACAATGACATCTGCAGGATCACCAGAAATTCAAAACTGGATTCCGATCGAGTATTTAAATACGAGTCCTTATGCAGGGTGGGAAGTTAGTTTAGTAGTTGCATTATTTATGGCGCTTTTTGGATACTGGTGGCTAAAACGTATGATTTCAAAAGCCGTGGCCAAAGGAGAACGATTTGAAGCGAGGAAGGAAGATCCTGAAGTAGAGAATCGTCCACTTCCGAATCCATTACTTGGACTTGTACCACTTGTTATCGTATTAATAATCTCCTTCATTTTCCACGATAGTTTGAAGCAGTCAGCGCTAATCATTGCTTTACTCGGTGGAATTGTAGCTACATTCTTATTAAATCGCAAGTACTTTGAAAACTTTGGACGTGCCGTTTCTGATGGTACGCTTGGAGCATTAATTGCAATCGGAAATACAGCGGCTGTAGTTGGTTTTGGTGGTGTAGCAAAGGCTGTTCCGGCATTTGAAACGGCAGTGGATTTCATGACGGGTATTCCAGGAAGTCCTCTTATTGGGGGAGCTATTGCAGTTAGTGTGATTGCTGGATTAACAGGATCAGCATCTGGTGGTCAAGTTATCGCTCTACCAATCCTTGCTCCTCACTATATTGATGCTGGTGTAAATCCAGAAGCGCTTCATCGTACAATTGCGATCTCTTCTGGTGCACTTGATTCATTGCCTCATAATGGCTATGTTGTGACAACGATTCGGGCAATATGTGGTGAATCCCACCAGGATGCATACGGTGCAGTAGGAGCGCTTACGGTCATCGTCCCACTTATAGGACTTGCCCTTGCTATTCTATTATTCAGTCTCGGACTTGGAATTTAG
- a CDS encoding 3-hydroxybutyrate dehydrogenase: protein MLVNKKVVVITGAASGIGKELARVFAENGAKVILSDLDEDKVKRAAAELKENGMDTIGIRCDVTKENEVEALFYQTLKKFDRMDVLINNAGLQHVSTIETFPTEKFELLTKVMLVAPFIATKLAFPIMKKQKCGRIINMSSINGLVGFSGKAAYNSAKHGVIGLTKVAALEGAEDGITVNAVCPGYVDTPLVRGQLEDLAKSREVALERVLEEVIYPLVPQKRLLTVQEIADYTMFLASDKAKGITGQAVVIDGGYTAQ, encoded by the coding sequence TTGTTAGTAAATAAGAAGGTAGTCGTAATTACTGGGGCAGCGAGCGGGATCGGCAAGGAACTAGCACGAGTGTTTGCAGAGAACGGTGCAAAGGTTATCCTTAGTGATTTGGATGAGGATAAGGTAAAAAGGGCGGCAGCTGAATTAAAAGAAAACGGTATGGATACGATTGGAATTCGCTGTGATGTAACGAAAGAAAACGAAGTAGAGGCATTATTTTATCAAACGCTAAAAAAGTTTGATCGGATGGATGTTTTGATTAATAATGCAGGTCTTCAACATGTTTCAACTATTGAAACATTCCCAACGGAGAAGTTTGAACTATTAACGAAAGTAATGCTTGTTGCTCCGTTTATTGCAACTAAACTAGCCTTTCCCATTATGAAGAAACAGAAGTGTGGCCGAATTATTAACATGTCTTCTATTAATGGACTTGTGGGCTTCTCAGGAAAAGCCGCTTACAATAGTGCAAAGCATGGTGTGATTGGTCTTACAAAAGTAGCTGCGCTTGAAGGAGCTGAAGATGGTATCACAGTAAATGCTGTTTGCCCAGGGTATGTCGATACTCCGTTAGTAAGGGGTCAGCTTGAGGACTTAGCTAAAAGTCGAGAAGTAGCATTAGAGAGAGTACTTGAAGAAGTGATCTATCCGCTCGTTCCACAAAAGCGTTTGCTAACAGTGCAGGAAATTGCAGATTACACGATGTTTCTAGCAAGCGATAAGGCAAAAGGAATTACAGGTCAGGCTGTTGTCATTGATGGAGGATACACGGCACAGTAA
- a CDS encoding acetyl-CoA C-acetyltransferase: MKDVFILEGARTPFGSFGGSLKDISPTALGISASKEALRKSGIEAREIDLSVIGNVIHSTSNASYLARHIALGAGIPIESPALTVNRLCGSGMQAVISAVQSIMMGDGHTALAGGAENMSLSPYTLRGSRFGAKMGAPKMDDMLLATLTDEYTGTGMGITGENLAVKYGISREDQDEYATQSQQKAADAREKGIFIEEIVPVEVKGRKGIETFSTDEHIREGTTAEKLAGLKPAFKKDGTVTGGNASGINDGAASVVLGGADYVSSKNLKPLARIVSWGIAGVDPSIMGIGPVPAIRQALDKAGMTLQQMDLIEVNEAFAAQYLAVEKELELDRSRVNVNGGAIALGHPVGASGTRILYTLIKELKRRNGKYGVASLCIGGGQGIAMVVEIN; the protein is encoded by the coding sequence ATGAAAGACGTTTTTATATTGGAAGGTGCAAGAACGCCATTTGGATCATTTGGTGGTTCACTCAAGGATATTAGTCCAACAGCCTTAGGGATTTCAGCAAGTAAAGAGGCTCTAAGAAAAAGTGGGATAGAGGCTAGAGAAATTGATCTTTCTGTTATTGGGAATGTGATTCATTCTACATCCAATGCTTCTTATTTAGCTCGTCACATTGCTCTTGGGGCTGGAATACCTATTGAAAGTCCGGCACTAACAGTGAATCGACTTTGTGGCTCTGGCATGCAAGCTGTCATATCAGCAGTGCAATCCATTATGATGGGAGACGGTCACACAGCCCTTGCCGGCGGAGCGGAGAATATGAGCTTATCTCCTTATACGTTAAGAGGAAGTCGTTTTGGAGCAAAAATGGGTGCTCCGAAAATGGATGATATGCTTTTGGCTACGTTAACTGATGAGTATACAGGAACTGGAATGGGGATAACGGGAGAGAATCTTGCAGTAAAGTATGGGATTTCTAGAGAAGATCAGGATGAGTATGCAACCCAAAGTCAGCAAAAAGCTGCTGATGCAAGAGAGAAAGGTATTTTCATAGAAGAAATTGTACCTGTTGAAGTAAAGGGGAGAAAGGGGATTGAAACCTTTTCAACTGACGAACATATTCGAGAAGGTACAACAGCAGAAAAGCTAGCCGGGCTTAAACCTGCTTTCAAAAAAGATGGAACTGTCACTGGTGGGAATGCAAGTGGCATAAATGATGGAGCCGCTTCTGTCGTATTAGGAGGAGCAGATTATGTCTCTTCAAAGAATCTTAAGCCACTTGCTCGAATTGTCTCCTGGGGAATAGCGGGAGTAGATCCTTCGATTATGGGAATTGGACCAGTGCCTGCTATACGGCAAGCATTAGATAAAGCAGGTATGACACTTCAGCAGATGGACTTGATTGAAGTGAATGAAGCCTTTGCTGCTCAATATCTAGCCGTTGAAAAAGAATTAGAGCTTGATCGCTCACGAGTGAATGTGAACGGCGGTGCAATTGCTTTAGGGCATCCAGTAGGTGCGAGTGGCACGCGCATTCTTTATACACTTATAAAAGAATTAAAGCGTAGAAATGGAAAGTATGGTGTTGCCTCACTCTGCATTGGTGGCGGACAAGGAATTGCTATGGTGGTTGAAATCAATTAA
- the rsgA gene encoding ribosome small subunit-dependent GTPase A, producing MNRIKLGWNSYFEENYQAIANGLIPARVIVEHRGGYNVSTGESSYAAELSGKFRFEVTQRDALPAVGDWVLIAPKTDNKAIIHHLLPRKSKFSRKIAGTTTEEQIIVANVDTVFLVNALNQDFNPSRIERYLVMSWESGANPVIVLSKADLCTDVEEKVSALSSIAVGVPIHVVSSATDKGIDKLTAYLTEGTTTALLGSSGAGKSTLINKLYGQEIQGVQNIREDDGKGKHTTTSRELITLHTGGVLIDTPGMRELQLWETDQLSQGFPDIDAFAQQCHFRDCQHDGEPKCAVRNAIEEGLLEERRFENYKKFHRELAFLERQTNKKAQLDEKKKWKKLAGDRTRKHR from the coding sequence GTGAATCGAATAAAATTAGGATGGAATTCATACTTTGAAGAAAATTATCAAGCTATAGCAAATGGACTTATACCAGCTCGAGTTATAGTGGAACATCGTGGAGGTTATAACGTCTCTACAGGAGAAAGTTCTTATGCAGCAGAACTTTCAGGTAAGTTCCGATTTGAAGTAACACAGCGTGATGCTTTGCCAGCGGTCGGAGACTGGGTACTTATTGCTCCTAAAACGGATAACAAAGCGATTATTCACCATTTGCTACCTAGGAAAAGTAAGTTCTCAAGAAAAATTGCAGGGACGACAACTGAGGAACAAATTATTGTAGCTAATGTTGATACGGTTTTTCTTGTCAATGCATTAAATCAGGACTTTAACCCAAGTCGTATTGAAAGATACCTTGTCATGTCGTGGGAAAGCGGTGCAAATCCGGTTATTGTACTCAGTAAAGCCGATCTTTGTACTGATGTTGAAGAGAAAGTAAGTGCTCTTTCTAGTATTGCTGTAGGAGTACCGATCCACGTAGTGAGTTCAGCGACAGATAAAGGGATTGATAAATTAACAGCGTATTTAACAGAGGGAACAACAACAGCATTGTTAGGCTCATCAGGTGCTGGTAAGTCTACGCTCATAAACAAGTTATACGGCCAAGAAATTCAGGGTGTACAAAATATTCGCGAAGATGACGGTAAAGGAAAGCACACCACAACTAGTCGAGAACTGATTACGCTTCACACAGGTGGCGTACTAATTGATACACCTGGTATGAGAGAACTTCAGCTCTGGGAAACAGATCAACTTTCTCAAGGCTTCCCTGATATTGATGCATTTGCACAGCAATGTCACTTTAGAGATTGCCAACATGATGGTGAACCAAAATGTGCTGTAAGAAATGCTATAGAGGAAGGGTTGTTGGAAGAAAGAAGGTTTGAGAACTATAAAAAGTTCCACCGTGAGCTAGCTTTTCTTGAGCGACAAACGAACAAAAAAGCTCAGCTGGATGAAAAGAAGAAATGGAAAAAGTTAGCAGGAGATCGTACAAGAAAGCATCGCTAA
- a CDS encoding DinB family protein: protein MTDKRSVLNDYASLINWLESIAMEMTETIFFQPIKQDKWSPAEILSHIMVWDNYLLKERIPFIENGVNLPRLDNVEEVNQRAAEYARSGLSKEKLIAETVQARRQVVEHLQLVEPIEWMSTFYIDRYPICLTSYIKGLIEHDDHHKLQVEVFMNEQGFSLSHFTL from the coding sequence ATGACGGATAAGCGCTCTGTGTTAAACGATTATGCATCGCTAATTAATTGGTTAGAATCGATTGCTATGGAGATGACCGAAACCATCTTTTTTCAGCCTATTAAACAAGACAAGTGGTCTCCGGCTGAAATCCTTTCACATATCATGGTGTGGGACAATTACCTTCTTAAAGAAAGAATTCCCTTTATTGAAAATGGAGTCAATTTACCTAGACTTGATAATGTTGAAGAAGTTAATCAGCGTGCAGCAGAGTATGCGAGATCTGGTCTATCAAAAGAAAAATTAATTGCTGAAACCGTACAAGCGAGAAGACAAGTAGTGGAGCATCTTCAGTTAGTTGAGCCGATTGAGTGGATGAGCACATTTTATATCGATAGGTATCCAATCTGTCTTACAAGTTATATTAAAGGTCTTATTGAGCACGATGATCACCATAAGTTGCAAGTAGAAGTTTTTATGAACGAGCAAGGATTTTCCCTGTCCCACTTTACTTTATAG
- a CDS encoding YuzL family protein, with protein sequence MAKHKANPTTNGLASSQPEGQGTGVEVGITYDSKRKKKKK encoded by the coding sequence ATGGCAAAACATAAAGCGAACCCTACAACCAATGGCCTGGCTTCATCCCAACCAGAAGGACAGGGAACAGGAGTAGAAGTAGGAATAACGTACGACTCTAAACGAAAAAAGAAAAAGAAATAA
- a CDS encoding PLP-dependent aminotransferase family protein, producing MARFILNPESSKPLYKQIVDYYEDSIINGSLQTGNPLPAERDLAVQLGVNRSTVTTAYAELRASGLITSRQGSGTRVSADAADFIPSHSTTWNKLRNQHLSEDTSLFNHSSNYMNDSSFINLNAGEIAPDLCLAQNAYDLTAYTTSKEHFSPTMFQTKHMINRFINQSVSTENIILTSSLEQAILLSVKCFLNPGDVIAVEEPINSSKLNLFLASGIHVIRYSTDRPLTNHHFQREGIKLIIANSMMEHNFPLRQSSTIQQRKKLLTQCEKIGIPILEIVETSLLTGSYDNDACSYYELGTVQKLVVQVGHITGISPGLSMGWILGPEHVIKRLSEVQIQLSMTPPPVFLEIVHNILYSVEIHEHIEEVKEELRARKKQVLNKLDALKDQITILEIADSTSIWFDFKPALNLQELSDTLLEAHVLLSPSLYEDAVRIKLPLTTVSKDSLFEATSRLVSVLNTLHIRQFAEMY from the coding sequence ATGGCGAGATTTATACTCAATCCAGAGAGCAGCAAACCGTTGTACAAACAAATCGTTGATTACTATGAGGATTCCATTATAAATGGCTCTCTCCAAACGGGGAATCCTCTTCCTGCTGAACGCGATCTAGCCGTCCAACTAGGTGTCAATCGAAGCACTGTTACAACTGCTTACGCTGAATTGAGAGCTAGCGGACTCATTACGTCAAGGCAAGGAAGCGGGACACGAGTCAGTGCAGATGCAGCAGATTTCATTCCCAGTCATTCTACAACGTGGAATAAACTTCGAAATCAGCATTTATCCGAAGATACGTCACTATTTAACCATTCTTCTAACTATATGAATGATTCCTCGTTCATTAACCTGAACGCAGGAGAGATTGCACCAGATTTATGCCTTGCGCAAAATGCCTATGATTTAACTGCCTATACAACTAGTAAAGAACATTTTTCTCCAACTATGTTTCAAACGAAACATATGATCAACCGCTTTATTAATCAATCAGTATCTACTGAAAACATCATTCTGACATCTAGTCTTGAACAAGCGATACTTTTATCAGTGAAATGCTTTCTAAATCCTGGAGACGTGATTGCAGTCGAAGAACCAATAAACTCTTCCAAATTAAATCTTTTTCTAGCTTCTGGCATTCACGTCATTCGCTATTCAACTGATCGTCCTTTAACAAACCATCATTTCCAAAGAGAAGGAATCAAACTAATCATTGCAAATTCAATGATGGAGCATAATTTTCCCTTAAGACAATCATCAACAATCCAACAAAGAAAAAAATTATTAACACAGTGTGAAAAAATCGGTATTCCTATACTTGAAATAGTGGAAACGTCTTTGCTTACAGGGTCTTATGATAATGATGCCTGTTCATATTATGAACTTGGTACCGTTCAAAAACTGGTTGTACAAGTTGGACACATTACTGGTATTTCCCCCGGTTTAAGTATGGGGTGGATTTTAGGACCGGAGCATGTCATAAAGCGTTTATCGGAGGTTCAAATTCAACTTAGCATGACACCTCCACCCGTTTTTCTTGAAATTGTTCATAACATTTTATATTCAGTTGAAATTCATGAGCATATTGAAGAGGTGAAAGAGGAATTACGTGCAAGGAAAAAACAAGTACTTAATAAATTAGATGCATTAAAAGACCAAATAACAATTTTAGAAATAGCGGACTCTACTTCAATCTGGTTTGATTTTAAACCAGCATTAAACCTTCAGGAATTGAGTGATACGCTTCTAGAAGCTCATGTATTGCTGTCTCCTTCACTTTATGAAGATGCTGTAAGGATCAAATTACCTCTTACAACTGTATCAAAGGACAGCCTCTTTGAAGCCACAAGCCGTCTCGTTAGTGTACTAAACACTTTACACATCAGGCAGTTTGCAGAAATGTACTAA